The proteins below come from a single Plantactinospora sp. KBS50 genomic window:
- a CDS encoding MaoC family dehydratase, whose translation MDRERVLAMTVHVCLADLPGLVDRPLGPTAPVRIDQRRIDGFARCTLDEQWIHVDPRRAAGGPFGTTIGHGFLTLSLLSHFFGELLAVDDAAMAINYGLDRVRFPAPVRSGSLVRARAQVRSVRPAAGHSTVQTRVTIRADGLDKPCCVADCVTRFVAPTTEAAA comes from the coding sequence GTGGACCGTGAACGGGTACTGGCGATGACCGTGCACGTGTGCCTGGCGGACCTGCCCGGCCTGGTGGACCGCCCGCTGGGACCCACCGCCCCGGTCCGGATCGACCAGCGCCGGATCGACGGGTTCGCCCGGTGCACCCTGGACGAGCAGTGGATCCACGTCGACCCGCGGCGGGCCGCCGGCGGCCCGTTCGGCACCACCATCGGGCACGGCTTCCTCACCCTGTCCCTGCTGTCGCACTTCTTCGGCGAGCTGCTGGCCGTGGACGACGCCGCCATGGCGATCAACTACGGCCTGGACCGGGTCCGGTTCCCCGCCCCCGTGCGCAGCGGGTCGCTGGTGCGGGCGCGGGCGCAGGTCCGCTCGGTCCGCCCGGCGGCCGGCCACAGCACCGTGCAGACCCGGGTGACGATCCGGGCCGACGGCCTGGACAAGCCGTGCTGCGTGGCCGACTGCGTGACCCGGTTCGTCGCCCCGACCACGGAGGCCGCGGCATGA